The Pangasianodon hypophthalmus isolate fPanHyp1 chromosome 14, fPanHyp1.pri, whole genome shotgun sequence nucleotide sequence AGACTGTACATCAGCATCAAAGACAGATACCAGCACTGCTATCGCAAGTTTAAAGTCTCCTTTATTTTCAAGTCAGCTTAATAATAAGGATTTCACACAGTGGACTCCTCTGAGTTTATCTGACGTCCAAGACTCCAAGACAAACCAAGTGTGTATCTCCGAAATATCAAGTAAACACACTAGTCCTCATGTAGACTCCTCAGTCAAAAGtgatattgttaaaaatatcacacagCTTGGACAGTCTTCTTCATGCACGTCCGAGCAACAGAGGTTCTCTCCTGATTCGTGTCATGAGAAGTCTCAGGAAAGAAGTTCTTTATTGGAGGCATCTCCAGCACTTACCTTCTCAAGAAAACCCAGGAAGTTTGTGTATCCGGTGCAAAATTCAGAAAGTACAAGACAGCACAATGTCACTGGTATGAGTTTTCATCTTTCATACTCTCTACATGTTCTTATAGCACCTATTCAAAGTAGTAAACTTGTCTCTCATTTGTCATCTCTTTAGATGCTGTGAACCACTACCAGGAATCTCCTCCGTGTCATAAagaggatacacacacagacactagaGATCATTTCGTCCAGCCAGCAGAAACTACTGTTAAGCAGGATCATTCTGCAAGTCTTAACATAGACCATGATCTAGATATGACTCAGCTTTGCAAAGCGTTCGCAGAAGATTTCACTCAGGAAGTGAACTTGTTAAAATCGTCACACAAGAGTGCACAGAGCAGCCATGATCGTGTCTTAATGCCAACTTGCACAGCGAAAGAAATAAGTGAAGTGCAGACTAAAACAGAATCTGTGATGCAGTGTGATGGTGACATCAACCATCAGGCAGCAAAAATCATCGATTTAACAAATATACAGTCTCTTGAGAGCACAATCTGTGACAGTGGCTATCCTACAGTTTGTTCTGGTTTTAGCCTGGAAACTCCATCCTGTAGTGGCAATGAACATCTTCATTCTGGttttaaaacagcaaataataAGATTATTGTAATACTTCCTGAAGCCTTAATGAAAGCCAAAGCAGCATTAGACCAATCCTTAGAGCAATCCAATCCTTTGACTCACACAGGCACTTCAAGTGTAACTGAACCAACGAAAGTGGGTACGAACCAGTACAACTCTTACAAACCTGTTACAGCAAACACTGCTGGAGAGAAATTGGCTTCAGAAAGCTATCACCATGGACATAAATCTGGAAGAGAAACTTCTGATGAAAGTGTTTTAATATCTGAGACAGCTGCAGAGAATATTCCTAGCACATTCATGTGCCAAACAAATGAATCTGGCTTCAAAACAGCATCTAACAAAAGTATTACAATCTCATCTGTGAATCTCGAGAAAGCTAAAGACATTTTCATGGAGTTGGATGAAGAGAAGTTTGATTCATGTCTGTCAAATAACGAGTTGCAGGTCTGCAATGTAAAAGATGCCAAGCCATCTAATTTTGACTTGAAAAACAGTCGGAAACCTTCACAACATTCCACTGGTAATGATGATGGAATTTCGTCTTTGACAGCTTCGCAAAGGGCGGATGTGACAGAGCTGTGCAGTATGTTAGAAGAAGCAGGCAGCCAGTATGAGTTTACGCAGTTTTATCACACAAAGATTGGCTCAAAATGTCCAGATAGCATGCAGTCTGAGAGAGAGTGGGATCCTGAGATACTTGCTGGTATTGACTTTGATGATAGTTTTAACTGTGATTTATCTGAAAGGCAGGTGTCGAAAAAACATCAGTCCAAGGCAGATGTGCATGCTTCAGTCCCAAACAGTCTGACGAATGGAGATGTTGGTATTCAAAGTATAAATATTAGGAAGTCATGCCATATACCATGGGAAATGCCAAATATGGCTAACGACAGTCTGaaagaaaagtctttttgtTCTGGCTTTAAAACTGCAAAGGGAAATGCTGTGACCATCTCTGAGAAATGTCTGAGCAAGGCAAGAAGCATTTTTGCAGATATAGAGGACACCGAAGGAAACTTTGGTCTCGAGAGTGGTTGCAAAGCAGATATTGTTAAACAAAAGGCAAAACAGTCAGACGACCACCAGGACAAGTCTTGCAGGATTGCCATGGAGTCTGAGCTTGACCTAAAGCTAATAACGAATGCAAGCTCAATAACAAAAGAAGCTGAAATGTGCAAACAAACGTGTAGCAAAGCAAATCTGGAAACACTCCAAGGACCTATAGATCAGAAACCAGATTTAATTCAGAGCAACACGGTCAATTTTGGATTTAGTACTGCTGGAGGGAAAGAAGTAAAGATCTCAGAAAAAGCTCTTCAGAATGCAAAGAAACTTCTAAATGAAGTTGCAAATGACAAAGAAACCAAGCATGACAATTCCCCTGCAAAAACAAAAGCCACTTCTTGGACTTCAATACATAATTCTTCTGATGTGTTGGCAGTACTTCATGATTCAAAGATGTCTGATGGAGCTTTACCAGAAGTTGGGAAAGAACACCATTTTGGAAACAGCCCTGACAAAAAACAGGCAGTGTGTCCGAGTCCTCGATCCATGGAGAGTAACGGGTTTAAAATGGCCAGCGGCAAAGGAGTGTCTGTCTCAGCAAGTGCGATTCAGAAATCAAAAACCATTTTCAAAGATATTGATGACAGCGTGAGAAGCtcagatgaaacaaaatcaacggaaaagaatgcaaaactGGATCTTGAAGGAAATACAGGCCAGCACGCATTTGTCAACGGATTCAAGATGGCAAGTGGTAAAGGAGTGAGCTTTTCTGAAAAAGCATTTATGAAAGCcaagatgttttttaaaaattgtgatcCTGATTGTGTGGATATTTCTCAAGCAAAAGGAGACGACACAAGTGTGATGGATGATTGTGGCTTTGAGGCAGTTGCGGGAAACATCGTGCATTTGCCTGGAATGGACAGTCTGAACAAAGAGACTTTAAAGAAAGACTCCACAGATTTGAATAAATATGTCCAAAGGAAATTCACTAAAACCTCCGCTGAGACCCTTCAACCACCATCTGGCTGTGGTTTCAGTACAGCAAGTGGTGCTGTGGTGTCTGTTTCAACTGAAGCACTTCAGAGGGCTAAAGCTATGTTAGATGATTCAAATGCTGCTTCACCTGGTCAAAGGAGATTGGAAATAACAGAAGAGAAGTGTATTTCCAAAAACGAGACTCTTATTTCAGGAAAAAGCTGCAGCTTTAGTACTGCAAGTGGAAGGAACGTTGCCATTTCTGAGAAGGCCCTCCAGAAAGCCAAGAGTCTTTTTACTGACTGTGATGTGGATGGATTAGAACCTGATCCCAGTAATTTGTCAGCTGTAAAGACATCAGCAACAGGTCCTAAGCATATAAGATTGCCTTTCAATGCAGCcagtaacaaaaatattgctgtGTCAGAAAAGGAGCTGAACAAGGGTAAAGATGAGTTTGTCAGTTGTGATGATGTTTCAGttgacacacacaacactgagaGCCACTTAAACATGCAAACAAGACAACATGAAAACTATAGTAGTGAAGCTTTAAGTACTAAGACTGAAAGCATTCCAGCTAGTGCTGGAAAATCTGAAGGAACATATGAGAACATGATGAGTGGAGGCCCAAAGGCTGATCACTTGGGATCAGGTCATTTTGGCTTTAGTACAGCCAGTGGAaaaggtgtttgtgtgtcgAAATCAGCCCTCGAGGTAGCTTATGAGATGTTCAGAGATTGTGATGCACAACCAGTTACTAATGGACAGCATAAAATTACCAGTGGAGCACCATCTACAAATATTAACAAGACACCAGTTGTGCCAAAGACCAAAGCCACTAGTCCATCTCTCCCATCCCAGGATAATCCTTCCCTGCTGAGCCACCGTTCTTTAAATCTTGATGGATGCACAGTAACCcagcaaaaatattttgagCAAGAAGCAATAGCTTGCACTAAAGCACTTTTAGAGGATGATCTCAGTGAGAACGGTTTGTTGAGTAGCTTGGACACTGGCATTAGGCAAAGTCCTAGTCTATGTCAGGAGAGATGCTTAGAGGTGAACACAGGAATACGAAAACGGACTTCAGATGACAAGAGTTTGACAGGTGGGACCTTTCAGCTCTAGATTTTCGTACATTTGTATTGCTGTTACACACTACTAATGCAAGTTTTAATCATATTAAGGTCAACCCCCTTTGAAAAGAAGACTTGTGTCAGAGTTTGTCCAGATCTCAGAAGACAGAACAGTCTGTACTCCAGTGAAAAGCAGCCCCAATGGTTAGTGTTGTAAAATGAGCATAAACGGTTTCTTGTTCTGgttggttgattaattttcatataacagcagctctgatagtagtgaacttgttctaatatgttattgtttctatagtaagaactcattcacagggacttatgaTGTATGTAGCGAACgttaaaaataatgtaagcttaataataaacatgttaaaagatttgttgctattttaaaaagaaaaatacataattGGCTTAAAtggtctatttttaaaatataatttctacataattttgCACCTctaatatatatgtgtatataatcaatcattggaaaattgctgggaaaacattttgggacttgctgttataggaaaatagtcttCTTTGGGATGGTGGTTCGCACTGGACCACACCACactattgttgattattttcccataacagcatgtctgcTTCTCATATACACTTGGCCTCATGTTTACAGGGACTCTGAGAGACAGAAGAATCTTCAAATACAACTTGAAGCCCAATATCACTTATCCATCCAGGTGGGTTAATGCAATGTAGACCTGGTatttcagggggaaaaaatgcttttaaaagtAAGTAGAGGTCAAATGAACAATTGTTTTGAATTACAGGAATGTTGTGGACCAAACATCAGCCAACCCAGTTCACCAAATAAGGAGACCATCAGACCCCAAAGCTCCAGTGTTTATACCCCCATTTCAAAAAAATCTTAAGGCTGAGATGCCAAAAAACTGTGTTCCCACAGCTGTGGCCCAAGTTCCTAGTGTGTTTGTTCCAcccattacaaagaaaaatgcctCAGGTAGTGTTTATGTGAAGGATTCACCACAAATTTCTGGCGATTCCCCCGCCATCAAAAGCTCTAGTTGTGAAAACAGCAGGAATCACTCA carries:
- the brca2 gene encoding breast cancer type 2 susceptibility protein isoform X2 yields the protein MFDDFFHQIETELGPLNSDWFEELTVRASEDGCENSTVVEHDTTAHKDEVIFRAPAKTPVLDSQMCSTPRIFRRRRPHSPALGIEDSPESGMQNLFLVPPGAESSPCLFGFAKDSQQFEKDWGSLKTSACLDLLDTPTDLTPQSTSAQRICESLGAQLNPDLSWSSSFNTPSALTPTVILSKTEGQSPPIVRKLFPSLSKGTEATSTSISSVQHNDTLTDGNVQAEEQKSDSSSDNIGGVWRQTVPDAIKDGDVRTTVESVLNDAEDVLSFLFTNSGSALRRVKTKERKKRVNGVSKEVKSNHVTVDHTTDCTSASKTDTSTAIASLKSPLFSSQLNNKDFTQWTPLSLSDVQDSKTNQVCISEISSKHTSPHVDSSVKSDIVKNITQLGQSSSCTSEQQRFSPDSCHEKSQERSSLLEASPALTFSRKPRKFVYPVQNSESTRQHNVTDAVNHYQESPPCHKEDTHTDTRDHFVQPAETTVKQDHSASLNIDHDLDMTQLCKAFAEDFTQEVNLLKSSHKSAQSSHDRVLMPTCTAKEISEVQTKTESVMQCDGDINHQAAKIIDLTNIQSLESTICDSGYPTVCSGFSLETPSCSGNEHLHSGFKTANNKIIVILPEALMKAKAALDQSLEQSNPLTHTGTSSVTEPTKVGTNQYNSYKPVTANTAGEKLASESYHHGHKSGRETSDESVLISETAAENIPSTFMCQTNESGFKTASNKSITISSVNLEKAKDIFMELDEEKFDSCLSNNELQVCNVKDAKPSNFDLKNSRKPSQHSTGNDDGISSLTASQRADVTELCSMLEEAGSQYEFTQFYHTKIGSKCPDSMQSEREWDPEILAGIDFDDSFNCDLSERQVSKKHQSKADVHASVPNSLTNGDVGIQSINIRKSCHIPWEMPNMANDSLKEKSFCSGFKTAKGNAVTISEKCLSKARSIFADIEDTEGNFGLESGCKADIVKQKAKQSDDHQDKSCRIAMESELDLKLITNASSITKEAEMCKQTCSKANLETLQGPIDQKPDLIQSNTVNFGFSTAGGKEVKISEKALQNAKKLLNEVANDKETKHDNSPAKTKATSWTSIHNSSDVLAVLHDSKMSDGALPEVGKEHHFGNSPDKKQAVCPSPRSMESNGFKMASGKGVSVSASAIQKSKTIFKDIDDSVRSSDETKSTEKNAKLDLEGNTGQHAFVNGFKMASGKGVSFSEKAFMKAKMFFKNCDPDCVDISQAKGDDTSVMDDCGFEAVAGNIVHLPGMDSLNKETLKKDSTDLNKYVQRKFTKTSAETLQPPSGCGFSTASGAVVSVSTEALQRAKAMLDDSNAASPGQRRLEITEEKCISKNETLISGKSCSFSTASGRNVAISEKALQKAKSLFTDCDVDGLEPDPSNLSAVKTSATGPKHIRLPFNAASNKNIAVSEKELNKGKDEFVSCDDVSVDTHNTESHLNMQTRQHENYSSEALSTKTESIPASAGKSEGTYENMMSGGPKADHLGSGHFGFSTASGKGVCVSKSALEVAYEMFRDCDAQPVTNGQHKITSGAPSTNINKTPVVPKTKATSPSLPSQDNPSLLSHRSLNLDGCTVTQQKYFEQEAIACTKALLEDDLSENGLLSSLDTGIRQSPSLCQERCLEVNTGIRKRTSDDKSLTGQPPLKRRLVSEFVQISEDRTVCTPVKSSPNGTLRDRRIFKYNLKPNITYPSRNVVDQTSANPVHQIRRPSDPKAPVFIPPFQKNLKAEMPKNCVPTAVAQVPSVFVPPITKKNASGSVYVKDSPQISGDSPAIKSSSCENSRNHSARKPEDQKAETQTNREEKLENHTTVPCEKKVIWQQSLELAQDMQNMRIRKKKRQRVRPLPGTFYLAKTSGVTRVSLKEAVGYKCPELHTEEQLYQHGVSFKVSQITSENAEAFRFSCDEFFKHDILRETGGVQLADGGWLIPDNRGMLGKEEFYRALCDTPGVDPKLISEAWVYNHYRWVVWKRASMERAFPEVMGGRCLTPEQVLLQLKLRYDVEVDHSRRSALKKIMERDDTPAKTIVLCVCGIAKCDHSPVGSEEAIDTTDKKPEMPAAVIWLTDGWYSIKALLDFPLSTLLRKGRLRVGVKLLIHGAELIGSQDACPPLEAPDSLMLKISANSTRRARWDTKLGFHKDPRPFSLLLSSLYANGGVVSCVDIIVLRSYPTQWMEKKPGSVFVFRNERAEEREAARYNSTKQKTMELLFSKIQAQIEKEEEEKKKTSRSRTFSLHEIKNLQDGEELHEAMESDPAVVEAHLSTQQVKALSSYRRALTERTRAELQDRMHKAVQEAEGGCANRDVTPVWKLSIADSNDLHSSRVYTLNIWRPSVELRSLLREGCRYKAYHLATSETKKRSSTSNIQFTATKKTQFQDIEVCPEWLSLHFPARQSVKFRDLQSPGFSSPCGEVDVVGYVISILDRQGTSPVLYFVDEKFDFVSVRICSSLAVLVLEDLVKPLALLAVSNLQLRQQSGPVPSLYAGEQALFSTNPKEPHLQEDISHLKTFVEDYEHFFTVAEEKLSNLIPTGFLNSCESPRTPGLPSVPKPNVRNNVTPHQTSRVFSPFTPVTKRPPIPTGNSDSKDPKSVKRKRGMEYLSRLQNPAPLVSLGMVRSPRVSKTFNPPRRCETPRNPQTVPTPPPENK
- the brca2 gene encoding breast cancer type 2 susceptibility protein isoform X1; this translates as MFDDFFHQIETELGPLNSDWFEELTVRASEDGCENSTVVEHDTTAHKDEVIFRAPAKTPVLDSQMCSTPRIFRRRRPHSPALGIEDSPESGMQNLFLVPPGAESSPCLFGFAKDSQQFEKDWGSLKTSACLDLLDTPTDLTPQSTSAQRICESLGAQLNPDLSWSSSFNTPSALTPTVILSKTEGQSPPVSFLRDKEVIIVRKLFPSLSKGTEATSTSISSVQHNDTLTDGNVQAEEQKSDSSSDNIGGVWRQTVPDAIKDGDVRTTVESVLNDAEDVLSFLFTNSGSALRRVKTKERKKRVNGVSKEVKSNHVTVDHTTDCTSASKTDTSTAIASLKSPLFSSQLNNKDFTQWTPLSLSDVQDSKTNQVCISEISSKHTSPHVDSSVKSDIVKNITQLGQSSSCTSEQQRFSPDSCHEKSQERSSLLEASPALTFSRKPRKFVYPVQNSESTRQHNVTDAVNHYQESPPCHKEDTHTDTRDHFVQPAETTVKQDHSASLNIDHDLDMTQLCKAFAEDFTQEVNLLKSSHKSAQSSHDRVLMPTCTAKEISEVQTKTESVMQCDGDINHQAAKIIDLTNIQSLESTICDSGYPTVCSGFSLETPSCSGNEHLHSGFKTANNKIIVILPEALMKAKAALDQSLEQSNPLTHTGTSSVTEPTKVGTNQYNSYKPVTANTAGEKLASESYHHGHKSGRETSDESVLISETAAENIPSTFMCQTNESGFKTASNKSITISSVNLEKAKDIFMELDEEKFDSCLSNNELQVCNVKDAKPSNFDLKNSRKPSQHSTGNDDGISSLTASQRADVTELCSMLEEAGSQYEFTQFYHTKIGSKCPDSMQSEREWDPEILAGIDFDDSFNCDLSERQVSKKHQSKADVHASVPNSLTNGDVGIQSINIRKSCHIPWEMPNMANDSLKEKSFCSGFKTAKGNAVTISEKCLSKARSIFADIEDTEGNFGLESGCKADIVKQKAKQSDDHQDKSCRIAMESELDLKLITNASSITKEAEMCKQTCSKANLETLQGPIDQKPDLIQSNTVNFGFSTAGGKEVKISEKALQNAKKLLNEVANDKETKHDNSPAKTKATSWTSIHNSSDVLAVLHDSKMSDGALPEVGKEHHFGNSPDKKQAVCPSPRSMESNGFKMASGKGVSVSASAIQKSKTIFKDIDDSVRSSDETKSTEKNAKLDLEGNTGQHAFVNGFKMASGKGVSFSEKAFMKAKMFFKNCDPDCVDISQAKGDDTSVMDDCGFEAVAGNIVHLPGMDSLNKETLKKDSTDLNKYVQRKFTKTSAETLQPPSGCGFSTASGAVVSVSTEALQRAKAMLDDSNAASPGQRRLEITEEKCISKNETLISGKSCSFSTASGRNVAISEKALQKAKSLFTDCDVDGLEPDPSNLSAVKTSATGPKHIRLPFNAASNKNIAVSEKELNKGKDEFVSCDDVSVDTHNTESHLNMQTRQHENYSSEALSTKTESIPASAGKSEGTYENMMSGGPKADHLGSGHFGFSTASGKGVCVSKSALEVAYEMFRDCDAQPVTNGQHKITSGAPSTNINKTPVVPKTKATSPSLPSQDNPSLLSHRSLNLDGCTVTQQKYFEQEAIACTKALLEDDLSENGLLSSLDTGIRQSPSLCQERCLEVNTGIRKRTSDDKSLTGQPPLKRRLVSEFVQISEDRTVCTPVKSSPNGTLRDRRIFKYNLKPNITYPSRNVVDQTSANPVHQIRRPSDPKAPVFIPPFQKNLKAEMPKNCVPTAVAQVPSVFVPPITKKNASGSVYVKDSPQISGDSPAIKSSSCENSRNHSARKPEDQKAETQTNREEKLENHTTVPCEKKVIWQQSLELAQDMQNMRIRKKKRQRVRPLPGTFYLAKTSGVTRVSLKEAVGYKCPELHTEEQLYQHGVSFKVSQITSENAEAFRFSCDEFFKHDILRETGGVQLADGGWLIPDNRGMLGKEEFYRALCDTPGVDPKLISEAWVYNHYRWVVWKRASMERAFPEVMGGRCLTPEQVLLQLKLRYDVEVDHSRRSALKKIMERDDTPAKTIVLCVCGIAKCDHSPVGSEEAIDTTDKKPEMPAAVIWLTDGWYSIKALLDFPLSTLLRKGRLRVGVKLLIHGAELIGSQDACPPLEAPDSLMLKISANSTRRARWDTKLGFHKDPRPFSLLLSSLYANGGVVSCVDIIVLRSYPTQWMEKKPGSVFVFRNERAEEREAARYNSTKQKTMELLFSKIQAQIEKEEEEKKKTSRSRTFSLHEIKNLQDGEELHEAMESDPAVVEAHLSTQQVKALSSYRRALTERTRAELQDRMHKAVQEAEGGCANRDVTPVWKLSIADSNDLHSSRVYTLNIWRPSVELRSLLREGCRYKAYHLATSETKKRSSTSNIQFTATKKTQFQDIEVCPEWLSLHFPARQSVKFRDLQSPGFSSPCGEVDVVGYVISILDRQGTSPVLYFVDEKFDFVSVRICSSLAVLVLEDLVKPLALLAVSNLQLRQQSGPVPSLYAGEQALFSTNPKEPHLQEDISHLKTFVEDYEHFFTVAEEKLSNLIPTGFLNSCESPRTPGLPSVPKPNVRNNVTPHQTSRVFSPFTPVTKRPPIPTGNSDSKDPKSVKRKRGMEYLSRLQNPAPLVSLGMVRSPRVSKTFNPPRRCETPRNPQTVPTPPPENK